One genomic window of Saccopteryx bilineata isolate mSacBil1 chromosome 4, mSacBil1_pri_phased_curated, whole genome shotgun sequence includes the following:
- the ORAI2 gene encoding protein orai-2 isoform X1, translating into MTPTLRSPGPCAARRGLGGRGRGPRPAWLPIMSAELNVPVDPSAPACSEPGHKGMDYRDWVRRSYLELVTSNHHSVQALSWRKLYLSRAKLKASSRTSALLSGFAMVAMVEVQLETQYEYPRPLLIAFSACTTVLVAVHLFALLISTCILPNVEAVSNIHNLNSISESPHERMHPYIELAWGFSTVLGILLFLAEVVLLCWIKFLPVDARHQPGPAPGPGGHTGWQAALVSTIIMVPVGLIFVVFTIHFYRSLVRHKTERHNREIEELHKLKVQLDGHERSLQVV; encoded by the exons CTTGGCTCCCAATCATGAGTGCTGAGCTTAATGTGCCTGTGGACCCCTCTGCCCCCGCCTGCTCTGAGCCTGGTCACAAGGGCATGGATTACCGGGACTGGGTCCGCCGCAGCTACCTGGAATTGGTCACCTCCAACCACCACTCTGTGCAGGCCCTCTCCTGGAGGAAGCTCTACCTGAGCAGGGCCAAACTGAAAGCCTCCAGCCGCACCTCCGCCCTCCTTTCGGGCTTTGCCATG GTGGCCATGGTGGAGGTGCAGCTGGAGACGCAGTACGAGTATCCACGGCCCCTGCTCATCGCCTTCAGTGCCTGCACGACGGTGTTGGTGGCCGTGCACCTCTTCGCCCTGCTCATCAGCACATGCATCCTGCCCAACGTGGAGGCCGTGAGCAACATCCACAACCTCAACTCCATCAGCGAGTCGCCGCATGAGCGCATGCACCCCTACATCGAGCTGGCCTGGGGCTTCTCCACTGTGCTCGGCATCCTGCTCTTCCTGGCTGAGGTGGTGCTGCTCTGCTGGATCAAGTTCCTGCCTGTGGACGCACGCCACCAGCCCGGCCCCGCACCTGGCCCCGGCGGCCACACGGGCTGGCAGGCTGCCCTCGTGTCCACCATCATCATGGTGCCTGTGGGTCTCATTTTTGTGGTCTTCACCATCCACTTCTACCGCTCGCTGGTGCGCCACAAAACCGAGCGGCACAACCGCGAGATTGAGGAGCTGCACAAGCTCAAGGTGCAGCTGGACGGGCACGAGCGCAGCCTGCAGGTCGTGTGA
- the ORAI2 gene encoding protein orai-2 isoform X2 yields the protein MSAELNVPVDPSAPACSEPGHKGMDYRDWVRRSYLELVTSNHHSVQALSWRKLYLSRAKLKASSRTSALLSGFAMVAMVEVQLETQYEYPRPLLIAFSACTTVLVAVHLFALLISTCILPNVEAVSNIHNLNSISESPHERMHPYIELAWGFSTVLGILLFLAEVVLLCWIKFLPVDARHQPGPAPGPGGHTGWQAALVSTIIMVPVGLIFVVFTIHFYRSLVRHKTERHNREIEELHKLKVQLDGHERSLQVV from the exons ATGAGTGCTGAGCTTAATGTGCCTGTGGACCCCTCTGCCCCCGCCTGCTCTGAGCCTGGTCACAAGGGCATGGATTACCGGGACTGGGTCCGCCGCAGCTACCTGGAATTGGTCACCTCCAACCACCACTCTGTGCAGGCCCTCTCCTGGAGGAAGCTCTACCTGAGCAGGGCCAAACTGAAAGCCTCCAGCCGCACCTCCGCCCTCCTTTCGGGCTTTGCCATG GTGGCCATGGTGGAGGTGCAGCTGGAGACGCAGTACGAGTATCCACGGCCCCTGCTCATCGCCTTCAGTGCCTGCACGACGGTGTTGGTGGCCGTGCACCTCTTCGCCCTGCTCATCAGCACATGCATCCTGCCCAACGTGGAGGCCGTGAGCAACATCCACAACCTCAACTCCATCAGCGAGTCGCCGCATGAGCGCATGCACCCCTACATCGAGCTGGCCTGGGGCTTCTCCACTGTGCTCGGCATCCTGCTCTTCCTGGCTGAGGTGGTGCTGCTCTGCTGGATCAAGTTCCTGCCTGTGGACGCACGCCACCAGCCCGGCCCCGCACCTGGCCCCGGCGGCCACACGGGCTGGCAGGCTGCCCTCGTGTCCACCATCATCATGGTGCCTGTGGGTCTCATTTTTGTGGTCTTCACCATCCACTTCTACCGCTCGCTGGTGCGCCACAAAACCGAGCGGCACAACCGCGAGATTGAGGAGCTGCACAAGCTCAAGGTGCAGCTGGACGGGCACGAGCGCAGCCTGCAGGTCGTGTGA
- the ORAI2 gene encoding protein orai-2 isoform X3: MVEVQLETQYEYPRPLLIAFSACTTVLVAVHLFALLISTCILPNVEAVSNIHNLNSISESPHERMHPYIELAWGFSTVLGILLFLAEVVLLCWIKFLPVDARHQPGPAPGPGGHTGWQAALVSTIIMVPVGLIFVVFTIHFYRSLVRHKTERHNREIEELHKLKVQLDGHERSLQVV, encoded by the coding sequence ATGGTGGAGGTGCAGCTGGAGACGCAGTACGAGTATCCACGGCCCCTGCTCATCGCCTTCAGTGCCTGCACGACGGTGTTGGTGGCCGTGCACCTCTTCGCCCTGCTCATCAGCACATGCATCCTGCCCAACGTGGAGGCCGTGAGCAACATCCACAACCTCAACTCCATCAGCGAGTCGCCGCATGAGCGCATGCACCCCTACATCGAGCTGGCCTGGGGCTTCTCCACTGTGCTCGGCATCCTGCTCTTCCTGGCTGAGGTGGTGCTGCTCTGCTGGATCAAGTTCCTGCCTGTGGACGCACGCCACCAGCCCGGCCCCGCACCTGGCCCCGGCGGCCACACGGGCTGGCAGGCTGCCCTCGTGTCCACCATCATCATGGTGCCTGTGGGTCTCATTTTTGTGGTCTTCACCATCCACTTCTACCGCTCGCTGGTGCGCCACAAAACCGAGCGGCACAACCGCGAGATTGAGGAGCTGCACAAGCTCAAGGTGCAGCTGGACGGGCACGAGCGCAGCCTGCAGGTCGTGTGA